The window GGAATACAAGCAGACATAAAAACCATAAGTGCATGCGGGTGCTATGCTGTTTCTGTTATCACGGCACTCACAGCTCAAAACACCAGGGGGGTTTCACACATTCACCGACTCCCTGTTTCGATCGTCTGGAAACAATTAAAAGCCCTGGCTGATGATACCAGAATTAACGCCGTTAAAATAGGAATGTTGCCCGATACAGCCATTGTAGAAAACATAGTTAAAGCCATAGACCAGTTCAGTCTTGGCAATATTGTTCTGGATCCGGTCATGGTTTCCTCATCCGGGAAACCCCTCATAGACCCGGCGGCATTAGTAGCGCTTAAAAGTTCATTAGCACCAAAAGCAACTTTAATCACACCTAATCTCGATGAAGCCAACATACTGCTCAAAGAAACGATTCATAAAGAAAAACTCGGTCACTACACACAAAAACTCGCTATGACACTGGGTACATCTGTATTGCTTAAAGGCGGTCATTTAGCCGGAAATACAACAACAGACACCTTATTTGATATCGGCACGGAGACACTCTACTCTTTTAAATCGGAGAGAATTAAAACAAAAAACCTGCATGGTACAGGATGTACGCTTTCTTCTTCGATTGCTTCATACCTTGCTTCCGGCCATCCTTTACCTGAAGCTGTAGGTTTGGCTAAAGAATATATTCAACAAGCCATTGTCCATGCCCGTCACCTCAATGCAGGTTCAGGAAATGGCCCACTTCATCATTTTTGGAAACAAGATTTCTAAAATCAGTAGGTTAGCGATCCTCTCCCGTAAAAATCTTAACAAAATCCAATATCTTCAAAAAAAATTAAGAGAACTGTAACAAATGTAACCATCATTTCATCTTTATAGTAAAACAACCACTTTTTGAGCCAAAGTAGTATAGATACAGAAGTATTATTGCAATTATGCAAGAAGGGAGACAAAGGTGCCCAAATGGCCATCTATAAACAATATTTCCGAGCAATGTATAACGTAGCCGTACGTATTGTTCACGATCCATATGAGGCAGAAGACGTACTGCAAGAATCTTTTTTAAGTGCTTTCAGCAAATTAGATTCTTACAGGGGGGAAACAACCTTTGGAGCCTGGCTGAAACGAATCGTAATTAACAACAGCATCTATCATTACAGAAAACAACAAAAGAATGACAATGTTCCGCTAGATGATGTAATGTACAGGGTCGAGGATAACGACGGTATTGATCCTGATCATGATTTCACAAACATGAAGGCTCAAAAAGTGTTGGAAACCATGAAAATGCTGAAGGACAATTATAGAGTTTCTTTGACCCTACATTTAATAGAAGGGTACGATTATGAAGAGGTAAGTGAGATCATGGGCATTAGTTATGCCAATTGCAGAACCACCATCTCAAGAGCAAAAGAAAGTTTAAGAAAAAAGCTAACAGAAGTATGGACTTAAGGAAAGATAACATCGACAGACTTTTTAAACAACTTCAGGGTCAATTTGACACAGAAGAGCCATTGGCAGGGCATGAAGAACGATTTTTTGAGCGCCTCAATGCTCAGCCCGCAACAAAAGTTATCGGAGTCCCCAAAAGACGGTCTTGGTGGAAGCCACTATCTATAGCTGCATCACTGACACTTCTTTTAGCCTTGGGGTATGGTGTTTTGATGAATCCCGGAACACCGGCCAATGTAGCCCCTGAAGTAGAAAAAACCCAATTTTATTTTGCTTCGTTAATTGATCGGGAACTGGAAAAGATCAACAACGAAGTAACCCCCGAAACACAGCAACTGGTAGATGATGCTATGCTTCAGATACAAAAGCTGGACAATAATTATAAAAAACTCGAACAAGATCTTGAAGAAAATGGTAATACCAAAAAAATACTGCATGCAATGATTACCAATTTTCAGACCAGAATTGATTTATTACAGGATGTACTAAATCAGATCGAAGAAGTAAAACAATTAAAAGAAAGTCAAAATAAAATGCCGGTAAACCAGATATAGCATCAATGGAAACGAGTTAACTGCTTTTTATCAGACACTTTTTACGAATTAAAAATCTTTACAAAAATGAAAACTATGTTATATAAAACTACGCTATTCTTTCTTTTGTTGCCGGCACTTATGCTGGCTACCAACCCTTCCATGGCCGGAAAATATACCAAAGAAAAAAAAATCAATAAAAAGTATAGTGTAAATGCAAATGCCTTACTTAAGGTAAACAACAGCTACGGGAACTTATACATTACCACCTGGAACGAAAACAGGGTTGAAATAGAAGTTCATATTAAAACCAGTGGTAACAACGAAGAAAAAGTGCAGAAAAAACTAGATCAGATCGATGTAGAATTTTCCGGATCCAACTCCTTAGTCTCTGCCAAAACCATCTTTCATAAAAACAAAGGATGGAGCTGGAGCTGGGGAAACAGCAATGTAAGCATGGAGATTAATTACACCATAAAAATGCCTGTTACCAATAGCGTGGATTTAAATAACGATTACGGCGGCATTAACCTGGATGATCTTGACGGGATTGCAAAGATCAGCTGTGACTACGGAAAAATAAATATCGGTGACCTGAATGCAGATAACAATATCCTAAGCTTTGATTACACTTCCAAATCTACCATTAACTATATGAAAAGCGGGAAAATAAGCGCCGATTATTCCGGGTATGAAATAGAAAAAGCAGGGAATCTGGTAATTAGTGCCGACTACACAACATCGGTAATCGGTGAGGCTGGCAATATAGAATATTCATGTGATTACGGATCTATTAAAATCGGTTCAGTAAACAACCTTAATGCTAACGGAGACTATCTTTCGGCCAAAATAGGGAATATACACGGAAATGTCTCTCTCTCATCCGACTATGGTTCCATTAAAATAGACAACCTATCTCCTAATGCCGGTAATATAGAAATAAGAAGTGATTATACAGGGATAAGAATTGGTTACGATCCGGACTACCATTTCGATTTCAATATCCAACTCGAGTATGCCGGGTTAAGTGGCAAAGAAAACCTCAACATGAAGCACAGCACCGAAAAATCAACAGAAAAACACTATGAAGGGTATTATGGTTCAACAGGGAAAAACAAGATCAACATTACTTCAGATTACGGAAGTGTAAAGCTTTACAAAAACTAATTCATCAATCATAAAATGAAAAAAATGAAAAAATCGGTTCTATTTTTATTGGTCATAACTTTCACCAGCACTGTTAATGCGCAATTATGGGGAAGTAAAAAAATAACTGGAAACGGTAACGTTACTACCGAAACACGAAATGTCGGCAGCTATGACGAAGTGAATGTTGCTGGTTTCTTCGACATTGTACTTGTAAAAGGAAAAGAAGGCAAAGTTTCGATTGAAGCTGAAGAAAACCTTCTGGACCACATAATAACCGAAGTAGATGGCGAAAAGCTTAAGATTAAAACAGAAAAAGGCTATAACCTTTCTACAAGCAGGGGACACAAAGTATTGATAACAGTTCCGTTTGATGACATTTCGGGAGTTTATATGTCGGGGTCAGGAGATATTGTAAGCAAGCATGAAATAAAAGCTGCACATTTCAGAACAGGCCTTTCCGGATCTGGTGATATTAGGTTAAATGTCAACTCAGAAACTACGGAGGCTAACATATCAGGATCCGGAGATATCAGCCTCAATGGTTATACCACTACATTTGAATGTGCCATTTCAGGGTCGGGAGATATTCATGCGCACAGCTTAAAAGCCAAGAATGTAGAAGTTTCGATTTCAGGATCCGGAGACGCTGAAGTATTTTGTGATGGAGGAAAATTAAAAACGAGGATCGTGGGCAGCGGCGATGTTAAATATCACGGAAATCCGGAATCTACAGACAATAAAGTTGTAGGCTCAGGAGATATAAGCAAAGGCTGACAACATATACTTACACCAACCAAAACTAAAGATCGTCTGTAGTATTTTCTCAGACGATTTTTTTATTCGTAAAAGTTTTTTTCAAACTTCCCGCCGGAAACCTGTATCATTTTATTTTTTTTATTGGATGCCTCAAAATAAAACTCACCTGAAACCATTCCCTGATCCCATTTAGAAACATCGAGTTTAACCTCTCCGCAATTTTCAGACAAATAAGAGGTTGTATACTCGTCACTACTGCTCCTGTTATAAAAAGCAGCTTCATTTCCATCTCCGTTGCCGGAAGACCGTCCAAAGATATATACATCTTTACCTGATCGCTTCAATGTAAGGAAAATTGACTGGTCGGTTTTCGGGTTATTGCCTATGATATCTATATAATCTCCCCTGAGTATGAGGACTACATCATCGGCATTAAAGTGCACATCGTTAATATATGCTTCAAAATAATCTGAAGAAATATCGGGTTCTTCCGTTTCTTCACTACATGATAAAACTATAAGGGTACAAATAAGATAGCATAGCAGGAATACAACTTTAACAGGTTTCATATTCCATACTTTTGAAATGCCTGTTAAATATATAACACCTTAAAAACGAATCAATTATAATTCGTCAAAACGCTTAATTTAACGATGTCATTAAGATCTCAATTTTCGCACCCTTGATAAAAGGAATACTCCTGCCACAAAGAAAATCCCTAAAAACACAATTGAATTACGCATGTTTCCTGTCGTTTGGGCTATAAATCCATATAAAAATGTACCTATAATGATCCCTATTTTTTCTGCCACATCATAAAAACTAAAAAAGGAGGTTGTATCGGTGGTATCCGGTAAAAACTTAGAATAGGTAGACCGCGACAGCGCCTGGATACCTCCCATAACCAATCCTACACAACCGGCCGCTATATAAAAATTGAACGGTGTCTGTAAATAATAGGCATAAATACATATTAAAATCCATAATATATTTATAACCATCAAGGTATTGATATTGCCATATTTCTTTGAAGCCATTGCCGTAAAGGTTGCTCCTGCAATAGCTACTAACTGAATTACCAAAATACTTATAATAAGCCCCATCGTGCGTTCATCTGCCGATCCCCATGCTATTTCTTCTTCACCGAAGTAAGTCGCAATAAGCATAACGGTTTGTACAGCCATACTGTAAACAAAAAATGCCCCCAGGTATCGCTTTAGCTTCGGTTGCTCTTTTAACTGATCCCAAACCGACTTTAACTCTCTAAAACCATTAAGGATCACATTGGTACGCACCCCTTCTTTCTTATATCCTTTCGGCAAATGATAAAAAGTATACTGGCTGAAGAGTATCCACCAGATTCCTACCGATACAAAAGAATACTTCATGGCAAGCATTTCCGCACCTTCTCCGGCATCAGAAGTTATTCCAAAAATCCCCGGAAACATCACCATAATAAGATTTATGATCAGGAGAATAACACTTCCTATATACCCCATAGAAAACCCCTTGGCACTGATCCTGTCCTGTTGTTCAGGGTAGGCAACATCTGGCAAGTATGAATTATTAATCGCAAAACTAACCCAAAATCCAACCAGGCCTAAGAAATAGCACAATAAGCCGATATAGATATTTTCGATCGTAAACCAATACAACCCAATACATGAAACGCCTCCCAAATAGCAGAAGAACTTCATAAACACCTTCTTATTTCCTAAATAATCCGCAATCCCCGAAATAAGCGGCGTAATAATGGCAATGAAAACAAAAGCCAACGAAGTAACATAACTGATCAGGGGGGCTCTTGCTATTTCACCTCCTAGCACGCTTACTTTCTCTATACCCGCCACACGGAATAAGGCTCCGTAATAGATAGGAAATATTGCCGATGAAATAACCAGGCTATATACCGAATTAGCCCAATCGTAAAATGCCCATGCGTTTAATAATTTTTTACTTCCTTTCTGAAGTGCTGTTTTAGTCATAAACTAATAATTTAGACGGGCACATTGCCTCTATCGCTACAATTTAAAATCCAATAAAAAAAGCTGCCCTTTTACAGAACAGCTCCGAATATACTATTTTTATCTAAGTCATTATTGAAAACTTGTTACTCCGAACTTTTTAGCTTCTGTTCTTGCTGCAGGAGCCCAACTGGTCAGGTTACTTATTCTGGTCTGGCTTGAAGGGTGGGTGCTTAATATTTCAGATGGAGCAGCACCTCCTGAATTTTCACTCATCCTGACCCATAATTTTGCAGCTTCATCCGGATTATATCCTGCAATAGCCATAAGCTGAATTCCTATTTTGTCAGCTTCTGTTTCATGGCTCCTGCTAAAAGGCAGCATCCCCCCTACCTGTGAACCAACACCATAAGCCTTCATCCACAATTCTTGAGTCGCGGTACTTTTACCTCCTGTCGCAATAGCTACTCCCGTTGCTCCGGCTTGCTGTAACACGCCGGCACTCATCCGTTGTTGACCGTGGTTTGCCAAGGCATGGGCCACTTCATGCCCCATTACCACAGCCAGACCGGCATCGCTTTGAGCTATTGGCAAAAGTCCTGTATAAACTACAATCTTACCTCCCGGCATACACCAGGCATTTACTTGTTTATCGTCTACCAGGTTATATTCCCATTTGTAATCTTTTAAATAACCTTCATAACCATTGGCATTCAACCATTTTTCAGCAGCTACGGCAATACGTTGTCCTACTTTTTTAACCCGCTGTGCATCCTTGGTTCCACTGATAACCTTGTTCTCTTTTAAAAATGTATCGTATTGCTGAAACGCAGAAGCAAACAATTCATCATTAGAGACCAGGGCCATGGTTTTCTTTCCTGTAAAAGGATTGGTTGCGCAGGCAGCCATTAAAAAGGCAAATAACGCTGTTGAAATATATCTTTTCATTTGTTATGGTTGTTTTCGTTTGTAAGTCAAATTTACAAAACTTTAATAATTGTAAGTTGTAAAAGTTAAAATTGACCGAATTTTTACTTAACGCTAATCATATACGTTAAAAACTTGTTTGCTTCTTACGAAATTTAAATACCTTGCATTATTAAAGCCTTGTGATGAGTAAAGATCAAAAAACATACCGAAATACAATTGAAATACCCAAACCTATTATATATACAGCTAAAACACTACAGCTTATTTCTCCGCATCTGGCAAGCAGGTTTGCCGGGAAACTCTTTATGACCCCTATAAAGCATAAAATGCCCAAGAGGGAATACCATATGGATAAAAACACAAAGCAACTGAATGTACCGATCCCTTCATTGAATAAAGAAATCGTGGTTTATAACTATGGTAAGTCAACCAAAAAGGCACTTTTGGTACATGGCTGGTCGGGTCGTGGGACACAATTGTTTAAAATTGCAGATGAGCTTCTTAAACTGGGATATATGACCATCAGTTTTGATGCCCCGGCTCATGGAAAAGCCCCTGGTTCTAAAACCAATATGTCCGAATTTATTGATTCGGTGATGCACCTGAATGCTTTGTATGGTCCGTTTGAGGTAGGTATAGGTCATTCACTCGGTGGAATGACGCTATTAAACTCGATCAGTCAGGGATTATCCCTTCGAAAGCTTGTCATTATCGGCTGTGGTGATAAGATCATTGATATTGCTTTGGATTTTACCCGAAAACTGGGGCTAAAAGACAATGTAGGGCTAAAGATGAAGAACCGGTTTGATGAAATCCTGGGAAAAGACATCAACAAGCTTTCCGCCAGTACTGCCGCCATTGAAGTTCAAACGCCATCCTTGATTATACACGACAAAGATGATGCTGATGTTCCGCTGGGTTCAGCAGAAAATATTCACGAACATTTAAAAAATTCCAGACTGGTTATTACTGAAGGCCTGGGACACCGAAAAATACTGGGCGATAAAAATGTCATAACAGAGATCAGTCAATTCATCCGATAAAAAATATCAATACAAAAATCTAATTTTCAGCTAATTATAACTATATTTGCAACACCACTCCTTATTCTTTTCTCTTGATTAATAGCAATATAACATTAGCAATTTAACCAGCTAAATATATTGTCATGAGAAAATTATTGTTACTGATCGTAGTATTTCTAACCTGGACCATATCTGGGCAAAACGGAGAAGAATACGTTGTTTTTGAGAACGTTGTTATTACTCCTAATCCTTCAAAAATCAAAGATTTTCAGCAACACATGGCTGAACACAACAAAAAATATCACACCGATGATGTTTATGGTTGCCGGGTGTACGCCATTGTAACAGGACCCAATACGGGTAAGTTTGTTTGGTCGATGGGACCTATTCCCTGGTCTTCTATAGACAACAGACCGGCTCAGGGTGGCCATGATGAACATTGGAATACCATGGTGATGCCTACCCTTCTCCCGGAAGCGAATGCCAGTTATTGGCGTTCTCATCCGGAATTTTCCAATTTCCCAAGAGATTTTAAACTCGATAAATTAAGACTCACATATTACGATATAAAAAGAGGGATGGGGAATTTTGATAAAATAAAAGAAATCATCGGGCGGGTTGCTAAAATGAATAAAGAAAAATACCCCGATGATATCTATGGAGTTTACACCAACGAATTCGGAAGTACAAACGAAGGAAAAGATGTCGTATTTGTTGACTTTTTTGAAAGTTCAGCCAAATTGGGTGAACAAGACGAAAACTGGATCTCCAACTACAATGCCGTAAATGGTGCCGGAAGTTTTGACAGGGACATTAAAACATGGTTCGAACTCACCAACGGATCAGAAAGGGAGTTGTGGATATTAGTTCCGGAACTCAGTGGTAAAACCGCAGCTGTAAAAATAAACTAAAACTATATTTTAACACTTTTGAGACCGGAAAGCAGGCGCGCTTCCCATACCTGTTTCCCTATAAAGCTTTATGAAACGGAGAGACATTACTCTCATTAAACTATATTACTATGAAAACATTTGTTTATACTTTAGCTATTATATTTTTTGTATGTGTTTCATGTGAAGGCGATCAGGGACCTGTCGGGCCTGAGGGACCTCAAGGGCCTCCCGGAATCGACGGTGGTATTATTTTACCACAGGTTTTCGGAGTAGAGGTAGACTTTTTAGAAGAAAACGAATATGCCTCACTGTTTGAATTCCCTGATGAAATTGAAATTTTCGAATCCGATCTGGTAGTTGTCTACCACTATGCCGGCCTTGACGCCAACAGCAATCAGGAGATCTGGGAAGCCATGCCTCATTTCATTTATTTTAACACAGGCTTGATCTCATATAGTTACGACCATACCTCCTCGGATGTTAATTTCTATCTGAAAGGGAATGTAGACCTGGCCGCATTGGACGAGGAGTTTCGTTTGGACCATCTGTTCAGGGTCGCTATTATTCCTGCTGATTTTTTCGCAGGCACAACCGGAATAAATACGGAAGAACTTATAAAAAGCTATAAAACCAGTGAAATAAAGACATACAAAATGAATTAGAACCATCAGAAAACAGAAAACACATAGCCAAACCATACAAGCCCGGTCAAAAAAACCGGGCTTATTTGTGTACATTCATCAGTATGGCCTGATAATTGTATCAGACATCGCAAACAAAACTCTTTTAGTTATGAAAAATATTATTTATTTACTCACTATTGTATCATTCGCTTTTGTTTCATGTGATGGAGACCCGGGGCCTCCGGGACTTCCCGGAGAAGACGGAGGACTGATTGTTGCCGATGCTTTTGAAATTGAAATTGATTTTACAGAAGAAAATAATTATGAACATACTGAATCCTATGGGTTTGAAGTATTTCAATACGATGTCGTACTTACCTATATCCTCTGGGAAGATAACGGCCAAGAAATATGGAGGCTTATTCCACAGGATATTTATTTGAATGAAGGCGTTTTAACCTATAATTACGACTTTACTCAGGAAGATGTTCGCATTTTTATTGACGGAACAGTTGACTTTAGCCTGTTAGAAAGCAGATGGACCCAAAATCAAGTATTCAGAGTGGTTGTAGTACCTGCTGATAATGTTGATGCTTCTATTGATTTTTCCAATTACAATAACGTAATCCAATCTTTAAACATCAAGGATGTACGAAAATTAAAGTAAACTACCTCGGTGCAAGCACACGAGGCATTGGTCGGAAACAAATTTTAATTTCGAGGCAAGCCTCGGGGTATTATACCCTTTGGCGGTGCCAATAAATATTTGCCTTTTAAAA of the Zhouia spongiae genome contains:
- the thiD gene encoding bifunctional hydroxymethylpyrimidine kinase/phosphomethylpyrimidine kinase, producing MVNIQKSIPNVLTIAGSDPCAGAGIQADIKTISACGCYAVSVITALTAQNTRGVSHIHRLPVSIVWKQLKALADDTRINAVKIGMLPDTAIVENIVKAIDQFSLGNIVLDPVMVSSSGKPLIDPAALVALKSSLAPKATLITPNLDEANILLKETIHKEKLGHYTQKLAMTLGTSVLLKGGHLAGNTTTDTLFDIGTETLYSFKSERIKTKNLHGTGCTLSSSIASYLASGHPLPEAVGLAKEYIQQAIVHARHLNAGSGNGPLHHFWKQDF
- a CDS encoding RNA polymerase sigma factor; translation: MSQSSIDTEVLLQLCKKGDKGAQMAIYKQYFRAMYNVAVRIVHDPYEAEDVLQESFLSAFSKLDSYRGETTFGAWLKRIVINNSIYHYRKQQKNDNVPLDDVMYRVEDNDGIDPDHDFTNMKAQKVLETMKMLKDNYRVSLTLHLIEGYDYEEVSEIMGISYANCRTTISRAKESLRKKLTEVWT
- a CDS encoding head GIN domain-containing protein — encoded protein: MKKSVLFLLVITFTSTVNAQLWGSKKITGNGNVTTETRNVGSYDEVNVAGFFDIVLVKGKEGKVSIEAEENLLDHIITEVDGEKLKIKTEKGYNLSTSRGHKVLITVPFDDISGVYMSGSGDIVSKHEIKAAHFRTGLSGSGDIRLNVNSETTEANISGSGDISLNGYTTTFECAISGSGDIHAHSLKAKNVEVSISGSGDAEVFCDGGKLKTRIVGSGDVKYHGNPESTDNKVVGSGDISKG
- a CDS encoding DUF6252 family protein, with product MKPVKVVFLLCYLICTLIVLSCSEETEEPDISSDYFEAYINDVHFNADDVVLILRGDYIDIIGNNPKTDQSIFLTLKRSGKDVYIFGRSSGNGDGNEAAFYNRSSSDEYTTSYLSENCGEVKLDVSKWDQGMVSGEFYFEASNKKNKMIQVSGGKFEKNFYE
- a CDS encoding MFS transporter encodes the protein MTKTALQKGSKKLLNAWAFYDWANSVYSLVISSAIFPIYYGALFRVAGIEKVSVLGGEIARAPLISYVTSLAFVFIAIITPLISGIADYLGNKKVFMKFFCYLGGVSCIGLYWFTIENIYIGLLCYFLGLVGFWVSFAINNSYLPDVAYPEQQDRISAKGFSMGYIGSVILLIINLIMVMFPGIFGITSDAGEGAEMLAMKYSFVSVGIWWILFSQYTFYHLPKGYKKEGVRTNVILNGFRELKSVWDQLKEQPKLKRYLGAFFVYSMAVQTVMLIATYFGEEEIAWGSADERTMGLIISILVIQLVAIAGATFTAMASKKYGNINTLMVINILWILICIYAYYLQTPFNFYIAAGCVGLVMGGIQALSRSTYSKFLPDTTDTTSFFSFYDVAEKIGIIIGTFLYGFIAQTTGNMRNSIVFLGIFFVAGVFLLSRVRKLRS
- a CDS encoding M48 family metallopeptidase, whose product is MKRYISTALFAFLMAACATNPFTGKKTMALVSNDELFASAFQQYDTFLKENKVISGTKDAQRVKKVGQRIAVAAEKWLNANGYEGYLKDYKWEYNLVDDKQVNAWCMPGGKIVVYTGLLPIAQSDAGLAVVMGHEVAHALANHGQQRMSAGVLQQAGATGVAIATGGKSTATQELWMKAYGVGSQVGGMLPFSRSHETEADKIGIQLMAIAGYNPDEAAKLWVRMSENSGGAAPSEILSTHPSSQTRISNLTSWAPAARTEAKKFGVTSFQ
- a CDS encoding alpha/beta fold hydrolase — protein: MSKDQKTYRNTIEIPKPIIYTAKTLQLISPHLASRFAGKLFMTPIKHKMPKREYHMDKNTKQLNVPIPSLNKEIVVYNYGKSTKKALLVHGWSGRGTQLFKIADELLKLGYMTISFDAPAHGKAPGSKTNMSEFIDSVMHLNALYGPFEVGIGHSLGGMTLLNSISQGLSLRKLVIIGCGDKIIDIALDFTRKLGLKDNVGLKMKNRFDEILGKDINKLSASTAAIEVQTPSLIIHDKDDADVPLGSAENIHEHLKNSRLVITEGLGHRKILGDKNVITEISQFIR